The Streptomyces sp. Je 1-332 genome has a window encoding:
- a CDS encoding PepSY domain-containing protein, whose protein sequence is MSAEPTLLAPDDGQETQGAPPSAGRSGWASLRPLVLRLHFYAGVLIAPFLLVAATTGLLYACSYQAEKIVYSHELRVPVGENKIELPISQQVAAARKAHPEGTVSAVRPSPEEGATTRVLLSGAPGVEADHTLAVFVNPYNGEVRGALEQYGSTGALPLRTWIDELHRDLHLGETGRLYSELAASWLWVIAGGGLVLWFGRRRSQRKLRGATGRRRTLSLHGTVGVWAALGLIFLSATGLTWSAYAGQSVSDLREAIGQTTPALTASAAGGGEHAGHGGSGSGGATGGDDAGLDAVLKAARAEGLSNPVEVVPPADASSAYVVRQIQRSWPEKQDSVAVDPASGEVTEVLRFADYPVLAKLTRWGIDAHTGTLFGLANQIALVALALCLILMIVWGYRMWWQRGRGGSFGRPLPRGAWSHVPAYVLVPLMAAVAVLGYFVPLLGIPLAAFLAVDIVLGEIAHRRGKRN, encoded by the coding sequence ATGTCCGCCGAACCCACACTCCTCGCCCCGGACGACGGGCAGGAGACCCAGGGGGCGCCGCCCTCCGCAGGACGGTCCGGATGGGCGTCGCTGCGTCCGCTGGTGCTGCGACTGCACTTCTATGCCGGGGTGCTCATCGCACCCTTCCTGCTCGTCGCCGCCACCACGGGACTTCTGTACGCCTGCTCGTACCAGGCGGAGAAGATCGTGTACTCCCACGAACTGCGCGTCCCCGTCGGCGAGAACAAGATCGAGCTGCCGATCTCGCAGCAGGTGGCCGCCGCACGCAAGGCGCACCCCGAGGGCACCGTCAGCGCGGTGCGGCCCTCACCGGAGGAGGGCGCGACGACCCGCGTGCTGCTGTCCGGAGCGCCGGGTGTGGAAGCCGACCACACGCTCGCCGTGTTCGTGAACCCCTACAACGGCGAAGTGCGGGGCGCCCTGGAGCAGTACGGTTCCACCGGCGCACTGCCGCTGCGCACTTGGATCGACGAACTCCACCGCGATCTGCACCTGGGCGAGACCGGCCGCCTCTACAGCGAGCTCGCCGCCAGTTGGCTGTGGGTGATCGCGGGCGGCGGCCTGGTGCTGTGGTTCGGACGCCGCCGCTCCCAGCGCAAGCTGCGCGGGGCGACGGGCCGCCGGCGCACGCTCTCGCTGCACGGCACGGTGGGCGTGTGGGCCGCTCTGGGGCTGATCTTCCTGTCGGCCACGGGCCTGACCTGGTCGGCGTACGCGGGTCAGAGCGTCAGCGACCTACGGGAGGCCATCGGGCAGACGACACCGGCGCTGACGGCGTCCGCGGCGGGCGGCGGAGAGCACGCGGGCCACGGCGGATCGGGATCGGGCGGTGCCACCGGCGGCGATGACGCCGGCCTCGATGCCGTCCTGAAGGCGGCCCGTGCCGAGGGCCTCTCCAACCCGGTGGAGGTCGTACCGCCCGCCGACGCGTCGTCCGCGTACGTCGTCCGGCAGATCCAGCGCAGCTGGCCCGAGAAGCAGGACTCCGTCGCCGTCGATCCGGCGAGCGGTGAGGTCACCGAAGTGCTGCGGTTCGCCGACTATCCCGTGCTCGCCAAGCTGACCCGCTGGGGTATCGACGCGCACACCGGCACCCTGTTCGGGTTGGCCAACCAGATAGCGCTCGTCGCCCTCGCCCTCTGCCTGATCCTGATGATCGTGTGGGGGTACCGCATGTGGTGGCAGCGCGGGCGCGGCGGTTCCTTCGGGCGTCCGCTGCCGCGCGGCGCTTGGAGTCACGTTCCGGCGTACGTCCTGGTCCCGTTGATGGCGGCCGTCGCCGTGCTCGGCTACTTCGTGCCGCTGCTCGGCATCCCGCTGGCGGCCTTCCTCGCCGTGGACATCGTGCTGGGGGAGATCGCTCACCGGCGTGGCAAACGCAACTAG
- a CDS encoding dihydrofolate reductase family protein, which translates to MPKVRVHNITVSLDGFAAGPHQRLDEPFGDNIEGLHDWMIAAMRDRAEGRTGIDVDCIERSEENIGATIMGRNMFGPQRGPWQDESWKGWWGENPPYHHDVFVHTHHVRPSIPMEGGTTFHFTDEPVETVLARAFEAAGGRDVRIGGGSATVQQYLRARLIDDLHLVVVPLLVGRGERLLDNVAEGIDGYQVTELVSSAAATHAYLTRR; encoded by the coding sequence ATGCCGAAGGTGCGCGTACACAACATCACCGTCTCGCTGGACGGCTTCGCTGCGGGACCCCACCAGCGCCTCGACGAACCCTTCGGGGACAACATCGAGGGGCTGCACGACTGGATGATCGCCGCGATGCGCGACCGCGCCGAGGGCAGGACGGGGATCGACGTCGACTGCATCGAGCGCAGCGAGGAGAACATCGGCGCCACCATCATGGGCCGCAACATGTTCGGGCCGCAGCGCGGACCGTGGCAGGACGAGTCCTGGAAGGGCTGGTGGGGAGAGAATCCGCCCTACCACCACGACGTGTTCGTGCACACCCACCACGTACGGCCCTCGATCCCGATGGAGGGCGGAACCACCTTCCATTTCACCGACGAACCCGTCGAGACGGTCCTCGCGCGCGCCTTCGAAGCAGCCGGCGGCCGGGACGTACGGATCGGAGGGGGTTCGGCCACCGTGCAGCAGTATCTGCGCGCGCGGCTGATCGACGATCTGCACCTGGTCGTCGTCCCGCTCCTCGTCGGCAGGGGCGAGCGGCTGCTCGACAACGTGGCCGAGGGGATCGACGGCTACCAGGTGACCGAGCTGGTGAGTTCCGCGGCGGCGACCCACGCCTACCTGACCCGACGCTGA
- a CDS encoding NAD(P)/FAD-dependent oxidoreductase, with translation MTEMSERDAVAAEAQAEARAGAGAEAGVEVDVLVVGGGAAGLSAALTLARARRSVLVVDSGEPRNAPADGVHGFLSREGLAPGELLRIGRDEVVGYGGLIESDVVTGARRVGERFVVETAGGRSHMARRLLVTTGLVDGLPDVAGVRERWGRDVLHCPYCHGWEVRDEPIGVLATGPKATHQALLFRQWSGDVTLFLHKSEELTDEQWEQLAARGIAVVDGEVAGLDVEGDRLSGVRLASGRRVPVRALAVAPRFEARGAALSGLGLESVNHPMGVGSYVESDATGFTGVAGVWVAGNVTDLMAGVMVSAASGMTAATAINSDLVTADTAAAVADRRAQEVFGPASEAANCRRVLGERRHGLESAVARSTR, from the coding sequence ATGACTGAGATGAGCGAACGAGACGCGGTAGCAGCAGAAGCACAAGCAGAAGCAAGGGCAGGAGCGGGAGCAGAAGCAGGCGTAGAGGTGGATGTGCTGGTGGTCGGGGGTGGTGCGGCCGGTCTGTCGGCGGCGCTGACCCTGGCGCGCGCCAGGCGTTCCGTGCTGGTGGTGGACTCCGGCGAGCCGCGCAACGCTCCCGCGGACGGCGTGCACGGGTTCCTTTCCCGGGAGGGCCTCGCGCCGGGCGAACTCCTGCGGATCGGCCGCGACGAGGTCGTCGGCTACGGCGGGCTCATCGAATCGGACGTGGTGACCGGTGCCCGCCGGGTCGGCGAGCGCTTCGTCGTGGAGACCGCCGGCGGGCGGAGCCACATGGCGCGGCGCCTGCTGGTGACCACGGGGCTCGTCGACGGGCTTCCCGATGTCGCCGGCGTACGCGAGCGGTGGGGCCGCGACGTCCTGCACTGCCCCTACTGCCACGGCTGGGAGGTACGCGACGAGCCGATCGGCGTCCTGGCGACCGGCCCGAAGGCGACGCACCAGGCGCTGTTGTTCCGCCAGTGGTCGGGCGATGTGACCCTGTTCCTGCACAAGTCGGAAGAGCTGACCGACGAGCAGTGGGAGCAGCTTGCCGCCCGGGGAATCGCCGTGGTCGACGGCGAGGTGGCCGGACTCGACGTCGAGGGCGACCGGCTCTCCGGCGTACGTCTTGCCTCGGGCCGACGCGTGCCGGTGCGGGCTCTCGCCGTGGCGCCCCGGTTCGAGGCACGCGGCGCGGCGCTCTCGGGACTTGGCCTCGAGAGCGTCAACCACCCGATGGGCGTCGGGAGTTACGTGGAGTCGGACGCGACCGGATTCACCGGCGTGGCGGGGGTATGGGTCGCGGGCAATGTCACCGACCTCATGGCCGGAGTCATGGTGTCCGCGGCCTCCGGCATGACGGCCGCGACAGCGATCAACTCCGACCTCGTGACCGCCGACACCGCGGCGGCGGTGGCCGATCGGCGTGCTCAAGAGGTCTTCGGCCCAGCGTCCGAGGCCGCCAACTGCCGGCGGGTTCTGGGGGAGCGGCGGCACGGGCTCGAGTCCGCTGTGGCTCGTTCGACGCGATGA
- a CDS encoding TetR family transcriptional regulator, with amino-acid sequence MATGHADPQRRERILAATLDQIAEEGVAGVSHRKVAARATVPLGSMTYHFTGIDHLLREAFTLFAEHIVAVFEQHLEHAGEPDQAREAVTDLIHALSEGPRRDLVLTQELYTLAARRPEYRELTHAWMGHSRRLLERHFDPDTARQLDALIEGLTLHRALDGAPHGRELTRQAVGRITAAAVLA; translated from the coding sequence ATGGCCACCGGACACGCGGACCCCCAGCGGCGCGAGCGCATCCTCGCCGCGACCCTCGACCAGATCGCCGAGGAAGGCGTCGCCGGTGTCTCCCACCGCAAGGTCGCCGCACGGGCCACCGTGCCGCTCGGCTCGATGACGTACCACTTCACCGGCATCGATCACCTGCTCCGTGAAGCCTTCACGCTCTTCGCCGAGCACATCGTGGCGGTCTTCGAGCAGCACCTGGAACATGCCGGCGAACCGGACCAGGCCCGGGAGGCGGTCACCGACCTCATCCACGCCCTCTCGGAAGGGCCCCGGCGGGACCTGGTCCTCACGCAGGAGCTCTACACGCTCGCCGCTCGGCGCCCGGAGTACCGAGAGCTGACCCACGCGTGGATGGGCCACAGTCGGCGCCTCCTGGAGCGGCACTTCGATCCGGACACCGCCCGTCAGCTCGACGCGCTCATCGAGGGGCTCACCCTGCACCGGGCGCTGGACGGCGCACCGCACGGGCGCGAGCTGACGCGCCAGGCAGTCGGGCGCATCACTGCCGCCGCCGTCCTCGCTTGA
- a CDS encoding sugar O-acetyltransferase — protein MPTDHFADDPRTNLERMLAGDLYIADDPEIARRQHRAMRLAARYQSVFLEESGEAQEVLAELLASVGEGVEVRPPLYVDYGSNITIGAGTFVNYHLTALDVARITIGEDCQIGPNVQLLTPTHPVEPQLRRDKLEAALPIAIGDNVWLGGGVIVCPGVTIGNNSVIGAGAVVTKDVPADVVAVGNPARPVRSL, from the coding sequence ATGCCGACCGACCACTTTGCCGACGACCCGCGCACCAACCTGGAGCGCATGCTCGCAGGCGACCTCTACATCGCCGATGACCCGGAGATCGCTCGCAGGCAACACCGCGCCATGCGGCTCGCCGCTCGCTACCAGTCCGTCTTCCTGGAGGAATCGGGCGAAGCCCAGGAGGTGCTAGCCGAACTGCTCGCCTCGGTCGGTGAGGGGGTAGAGGTACGCCCGCCGCTGTACGTCGACTACGGCAGCAACATCACCATCGGCGCCGGCACCTTCGTCAACTACCACCTGACCGCGCTGGACGTCGCCCGCATCACCATCGGCGAGGACTGTCAGATCGGCCCCAACGTCCAACTCCTCACCCCCACCCACCCGGTGGAGCCGCAGCTCCGGCGCGACAAGCTGGAGGCCGCGCTCCCCATCGCCATCGGGGACAACGTCTGGCTCGGCGGCGGTGTCATCGTCTGCCCCGGTGTGACGATCGGGAACAACAGCGTCATCGGTGCCGGTGCGGTGGTCACGAAGGACGTACCCGCCGACGTGGTCGCCGTGGGGAACCCCGCGCGACCGGTCCGCAGCCTCTAG